A window of the Acidimicrobiales bacterium genome harbors these coding sequences:
- the recG gene encoding ATP-dependent DNA helicase RecG produces the protein MTPATPTTGPLGYRDLQAIGVARLNGVGEKKLKGLAALEIATLLDLLTHYPRRYIDRTKEARIAELHDGEEASVFVTVKRTESRRIKGNRVMVTSTVTDGHTSMKLTFFNQHWRTRQLVEGREAVVYGKLSFFRNERQMSNPVVDLVGNQTGRIIPVYPQSEKSGLHTNDVVGFVAEALRRTVGDGARGIIDPLPMSILDRFDFIDRQAAITGIHEPESMAEAMIAKRRLVFDELFRMQLALVMRKRAIEATEVGLVHTVGGPLVQRFYQSLPFPLTGAQQRAIDQIGRDLTRPIPMHRLLQGDVGAGKTMVAVASMLAAIDGGHQAAMMAPTEVLAEQHAAGIRRMLDGLTVPAPNSLLGDRPLKIELLSNRTAAADRRRILNDLVVGEVDLVIGTHALIQDKVKFHSLGVVVIDEQHRFGVEQRAALRDKSMGDALPDVLVMTATPIPRTAAMTVYGDLDVSILDELPPGRTPIDTRWVRAPGSLEGELAPDAATALDAMWSSVRSAIAEGRQVYVVCPLIDESEKLEVASAESIYERLQMVELAGEAIGLLHGKMAPADKDATMDAFRRGDLDVLVATTVIEVGVDVPNATIMVILDADRFGIAQLHQLRGRVGRGAHASTCWLVGEATTPDGEARLEALVASTDGFELAEVDLDLRGEGTILGERQKGRNDLKLASLRLDRETVVQARKVAIELVDADPTLAHHPALAAELEVFLDEADAEFLLKG, from the coding sequence ATGACGCCCGCCACGCCGACCACCGGACCCCTCGGGTACCGCGATCTCCAGGCGATCGGCGTCGCCCGACTCAACGGTGTCGGCGAGAAGAAGCTGAAGGGGCTGGCCGCCCTCGAGATCGCCACACTGCTCGACCTTCTCACCCACTATCCGCGTCGCTACATCGACCGCACCAAGGAGGCGCGGATCGCCGAATTGCACGACGGCGAGGAAGCGAGCGTGTTCGTCACCGTCAAACGCACCGAGTCCCGTCGAATCAAGGGAAATCGGGTGATGGTCACGTCGACCGTCACCGACGGTCACACCTCGATGAAGCTGACCTTCTTCAACCAGCACTGGCGGACGCGCCAGCTGGTCGAGGGTCGGGAGGCCGTGGTCTACGGGAAGCTGTCGTTCTTCCGCAACGAACGACAGATGTCGAACCCCGTGGTCGACCTCGTCGGCAACCAGACGGGTCGCATCATTCCCGTCTACCCACAGTCGGAGAAGTCGGGCTTGCACACCAACGACGTCGTCGGCTTCGTGGCCGAGGCGCTGCGGCGCACGGTCGGCGACGGGGCGCGGGGCATCATTGATCCGCTGCCGATGTCGATCCTCGATCGATTCGACTTCATCGACCGGCAGGCGGCGATCACCGGGATCCACGAACCCGAGTCGATGGCCGAAGCCATGATCGCCAAGCGTCGCCTGGTCTTCGATGAACTCTTTCGGATGCAACTTGCACTGGTCATGCGCAAACGGGCCATCGAGGCGACCGAGGTGGGGCTGGTGCACACGGTCGGCGGCCCGCTCGTGCAGCGGTTCTACCAGAGCCTGCCGTTTCCGCTCACCGGCGCCCAGCAACGGGCCATCGATCAGATCGGGCGCGATCTGACTCGGCCGATCCCGATGCACCGTCTGCTCCAGGGCGATGTCGGTGCGGGCAAGACCATGGTGGCGGTGGCGTCGATGCTCGCCGCGATCGATGGCGGGCACCAGGCGGCGATGATGGCGCCCACCGAGGTCTTGGCCGAGCAGCACGCAGCAGGCATTCGCCGTATGCTCGACGGTCTCACCGTGCCGGCGCCCAACAGCCTGCTCGGTGATCGGCCTCTCAAGATCGAGCTGTTGTCGAACCGGACCGCCGCCGCCGATCGGCGGCGCATCCTCAACGATCTCGTCGTCGGCGAGGTCGACCTCGTGATCGGCACCCACGCGCTCATCCAGGACAAGGTGAAGTTCCATTCGCTCGGGGTCGTCGTGATCGACGAGCAACATCGATTCGGTGTCGAGCAGCGGGCGGCGTTGCGCGACAAGTCCATGGGCGACGCGCTCCCCGACGTCCTCGTCATGACGGCAACACCGATCCCGCGCACCGCAGCGATGACCGTCTACGGCGATCTCGATGTGTCGATCCTCGACGAGCTCCCGCCGGGTCGTACACCCATCGACACTCGTTGGGTGCGGGCGCCGGGTTCGCTCGAAGGCGAGTTGGCGCCCGACGCCGCGACGGCGCTCGATGCCATGTGGTCATCGGTGCGTTCGGCCATCGCCGAGGGACGTCAGGTCTATGTGGTCTGCCCCCTGATCGACGAGTCCGAGAAGCTCGAGGTCGCGTCGGCCGAGTCGATCTACGAGCGACTGCAGATGGTCGAACTCGCTGGCGAAGCGATCGGGTTGCTGCACGGCAAGATGGCGCCGGCCGACAAGGACGCCACCATGGACGCCTTCCGGCGGGGTGATCTCGACGTTTTGGTGGCCACGACCGTGATCGAGGTCGGTGTCGACGTGCCGAACGCCACGATCATGGTGATCCTCGACGCCGACCGGTTCGGCATCGCCCAGCTCCACCAGTTGCGCGGCCGGGTGGGGCGTGGGGCGCACGCATCCACGTGTTGGCTCGTCGGCGAGGCCACCACACCCGACGGCGAGGCCCGACTCGAAGCGCTGGTTGCCAGTACCGACGGGTTCGAGCTGGCCGAGGTCGATCTCGACCTTCGGGGTGAGGGCACGATCCTCGGGGAGCGGCAGAAGGGTCGCAACGATCTCAAGCTGGCCTCGCTACGGCTCGATCGCGAGACCGTCGTGCAGGCTCGCAAGGTCGCCATCGAGCTGGTCGACGCCGACCCCACGCTCGCCCATCATCCGGCCCTCGCCGCCGAGCTCGAGGTCTTCCTCGACGAAGCCGACGCCGAATTCCTCCTCAAAGGCTGA
- a CDS encoding RsmD family RNA methyltransferase — protein sequence MRIIAGTARGRTIKAPEGRGTRPITDRAKEAIFNMLVSLGGVDDAVVFDLFAGSGSFGLESLSRGAAHVTFVESDRNALRTLEGNLATLGFAERATILSMPVERAIQTIGHADIAFCDPPYRLDIWETLLAGIDADLIVGHAERPIALTDRWVEERRRSYGRAKIVIASLAAGSIEVTGSLEVGASLEVGGSLDSSSTPDDAVASEVDRSDE from the coding sequence GTGCGCATCATCGCCGGGACGGCCCGAGGACGGACGATCAAGGCCCCCGAGGGGCGGGGGACTCGCCCGATCACCGACCGGGCCAAAGAGGCGATCTTCAACATGCTCGTCAGCCTCGGTGGCGTCGATGACGCCGTCGTCTTCGACCTGTTCGCCGGCAGCGGATCGTTCGGGCTCGAGAGTCTGTCGAGAGGCGCTGCGCACGTGACGTTCGTCGAGAGCGACCGCAACGCGCTCCGCACTCTCGAGGGGAATCTCGCCACGCTCGGGTTCGCCGAACGCGCAACGATCTTGTCGATGCCGGTCGAGCGGGCGATCCAGACGATCGGGCACGCCGACATCGCCTTCTGTGACCCGCCGTACCGGCTCGACATCTGGGAGACCCTCCTGGCCGGCATCGACGCCGATCTGATCGTCGGTCATGCCGAGCGCCCGATCGCGCTGACCGACCGGTGGGTCGAGGAACGGCGACGCAGCTACGGCCGGGCAAAGATCGTCATCGCGTCGCTGGCCGCCGGGTCGATCGAGGTCACGGGGTCGCTCGAAGTAGGGGCGTCGCTCGAGGTAGGGGGGTCGCTCGACTCCTCGTCGACGCCCGACGACGCTGTCGCAAGCGAGGTCGACCGAAGCGACGAGTAG
- the coaD gene encoding pantetheine-phosphate adenylyltransferase — protein MSVALYPGSFDPIHNGHLQVIETIAPLFDDLIVGVGHNPEKPSGLFTPDERVAMIRSAVAGLTNVRVELFVGLATAAAIGFGADCLVKGVRGAGDLDAEMQQAAMNSLTAGVPTLFAPAMGEASLVSSRYVREIAAMGGDINSVVPSAVAAQLNERFPS, from the coding sequence GTGTCAGTTGCCCTCTACCCAGGCTCCTTCGATCCGATCCACAACGGTCATCTCCAAGTGATCGAGACGATTGCGCCGTTGTTCGACGACCTGATCGTCGGTGTCGGGCACAATCCCGAGAAGCCGTCAGGACTGTTCACCCCTGACGAGCGGGTCGCCATGATCCGCAGCGCGGTCGCCGGCCTCACCAACGTTCGGGTCGAACTTTTCGTCGGGCTGGCCACGGCTGCGGCCATCGGATTCGGAGCCGACTGCCTCGTGAAGGGGGTGCGTGGTGCCGGTGACCTCGACGCCGAGATGCAGCAGGCGGCGATGAACTCGCTGACTGCCGGCGTGCCGACGCTGTTCGCCCCCGCCATGGGTGAGGCCTCGCTGGTGTCGAGTCGCTATGTGCGGGAGATCGCCGCCATGGGCGGCGACATCAATTCCGTCGTCCCCTCCGCTGTCGCCGCTCAACTCAATGAGAGGTTCCCGTCATGA